A region from the Paenarthrobacter aurescens genome encodes:
- the rpsB gene encoding 30S ribosomal protein S2: MPVVTMRQLLDSGVHFGHQTRRWNPKMKRFIFTERNGIYIIDLQQSLSYIDRAYEFVKATVAHGGTVLFVGTKKQAQEAIAEQATRVGQPYVNQRWLGGMLTNFQTVAKRIQRMKELEEINFDDVAGSAYTKKELLLLKRELTKLESNLGGIRNLTKAPSVLWVVDTKKEHLAVDEAKKLNIPVVAILDTNCDPDEVDFPIPGNDDAIRSVNLLTRVVADAVAEGLIARNQRATGTTEAPEEPLAEWERELLEGSKAEEAAATEAPAAEAPAAEAPEATEAAAGEAEAAK; encoded by the coding sequence ATGCCCGTCGTAACTATGCGCCAGCTGCTTGACAGCGGCGTCCACTTTGGACACCAGACCCGTCGTTGGAACCCGAAGATGAAGCGCTTCATCTTCACGGAACGCAACGGCATCTACATCATTGACCTTCAGCAGTCGCTGTCCTACATCGACCGCGCTTACGAGTTCGTCAAGGCTACTGTCGCCCACGGCGGCACCGTCCTGTTCGTTGGCACCAAGAAGCAGGCTCAGGAAGCAATTGCCGAGCAGGCTACCCGCGTTGGCCAGCCGTACGTCAACCAGCGTTGGCTGGGCGGTATGCTCACCAACTTCCAGACCGTTGCCAAGCGTATCCAGCGCATGAAGGAACTCGAAGAGATCAACTTCGACGACGTCGCCGGCTCCGCTTACACCAAGAAGGAGCTCCTGCTCCTCAAGCGTGAACTCACCAAGCTTGAGTCCAACCTCGGCGGTATCCGCAACCTGACCAAGGCTCCCTCGGTTCTCTGGGTTGTTGACACCAAGAAGGAACACCTTGCTGTTGACGAAGCCAAGAAGCTGAACATCCCCGTTGTTGCCATCCTGGACACCAACTGCGATCCCGACGAAGTTGACTTCCCGATCCCGGGTAACGACGACGCCATCCGCTCCGTCAACCTGCTCACCCGCGTTGTTGCCGACGCCGTAGCTGAGGGCCTCATCGCCCGTAACCAGCGCGCAACCGGCACCACCGAAGCTCCGGAAGAGCCCCTGGCTGAGTGGGAGCGCGAGCTCCTCGAAGGCAGCAAGGCCGAAGAAGCAGCGGCAACCGAGGCCCCGGCAGCAGAAGCTCCCGCAGCTGAGGCTCCCGAGGCAACTGAAGCTGCAGCCGGCGAAGCCGAAGCAGCCAAGTAA
- the tsf gene encoding translation elongation factor Ts, with protein MANYTAADIKALRERTGAGMMDVKKALDEANGDAEKAIEIIRIKGLKGATKREGRSTAEGLVAAKVNGGVGVMIEVNCETDFVAKADKFIQLADKVLNVAVESGAADLETLLATEVDGKPLSEVVVEEGAVLGEKVVVRRISRVEGTTVDAYLHKTSKDLPAQVGVLFAVDGEGEAAATAAHDVAVHVAAMAPNYLTREDVPAELVESERRIAEETAKAEGKPEAALSKIVEGRVTGFYKGEVLVDQAFAKDSKKTVAQVLEEAGVKATAVSRFRVGN; from the coding sequence ATGGCGAACTACACTGCTGCTGACATCAAGGCCCTGCGCGAGCGCACCGGCGCCGGCATGATGGACGTCAAGAAGGCTCTTGACGAAGCCAACGGTGACGCCGAGAAGGCCATCGAGATTATCCGCATCAAGGGCCTCAAGGGTGCTACCAAGCGCGAAGGCCGTTCCACTGCTGAAGGCCTGGTTGCTGCCAAGGTCAACGGTGGCGTTGGCGTAATGATCGAGGTCAACTGCGAAACCGACTTCGTGGCCAAGGCTGACAAGTTCATCCAGCTGGCTGACAAGGTCCTCAACGTTGCAGTCGAGTCCGGCGCAGCCGACCTCGAGACCCTGCTGGCCACTGAGGTTGACGGCAAGCCGTTGTCCGAGGTTGTTGTTGAAGAGGGCGCAGTCCTCGGCGAAAAGGTTGTTGTCCGCCGCATCTCCCGCGTTGAGGGCACCACCGTTGACGCTTACCTGCACAAGACGTCCAAGGACCTTCCCGCCCAGGTGGGCGTACTGTTCGCTGTTGACGGTGAAGGCGAAGCCGCTGCCACCGCCGCTCACGACGTCGCTGTACACGTTGCTGCCATGGCTCCGAACTACCTGACCCGCGAAGACGTCCCGGCCGAACTGGTCGAGTCCGAGCGCCGCATCGCCGAAGAGACCGCAAAGGCTGAAGGCAAGCCCGAAGCTGCTCTCTCGAAGATCGTGGAAGGCCGCGTGACCGGCTTCTACAAGGGTGAAGTTCTGGTTGACCAGGCATTCGCCAAGGATTCCAAGAAGACTGTTGCACAGGTCCTCGAAGAAGCCGGCGTCAAGGCAACCGCAGTATCCCGTTTCCGCGTAGGAAACTAG
- the pyrH gene encoding UMP kinase → METVNTAIQPEKTRRRVLLKLSGEVIGGGKLGVDPETVRAIAKQIAAAVTEVEVAIVVGGGNFFRGAELSQSGMDRSRADYMGMLGTVMNCLALQDFLEQAGVETRVQSAITMGQVAEAYIPRRAIRHMEKGRVVIFGAGAGLPYFSTDTVAAQRALEVHADVVLMAKSGVDGVYTADPKKDPTAEKLDVLSYDDALRRDIRVMDQTAMTMCKDNSLSMVVFGMEGEGNVTRAILGETLGTLVTP, encoded by the coding sequence ATGGAAACCGTCAACACTGCTATCCAGCCCGAGAAGACCCGTCGACGTGTACTTCTGAAACTTTCCGGCGAGGTGATCGGCGGAGGCAAGCTCGGCGTCGATCCTGAGACAGTACGCGCCATCGCCAAGCAGATCGCGGCCGCTGTCACTGAAGTCGAAGTAGCGATCGTCGTAGGCGGTGGTAACTTCTTCCGCGGCGCTGAACTGTCGCAAAGCGGGATGGACCGCTCCCGCGCAGACTACATGGGCATGCTGGGCACCGTGATGAACTGCCTGGCGCTGCAGGACTTCCTGGAGCAGGCCGGGGTTGAAACCCGCGTCCAAAGCGCCATCACCATGGGCCAGGTTGCAGAGGCCTACATTCCGCGCCGGGCCATCCGCCACATGGAAAAGGGCCGGGTGGTCATTTTCGGCGCAGGCGCCGGTCTGCCGTACTTCTCCACGGATACTGTCGCAGCGCAGCGTGCCCTTGAAGTGCACGCCGACGTGGTCCTCATGGCCAAGAGCGGCGTGGACGGCGTGTACACCGCAGATCCCAAGAAAGACCCCACGGCCGAGAAATTGGATGTCCTCAGCTACGACGACGCCCTGCGCCGTGACATCCGGGTCATGGACCAGACCGCTATGACCATGTGCAAGGACAACAGCCTGTCCATGGTGGTCTTTGGCATGGAGGGCGAGGGCAACGTAACCCGTGCCATCCTCGGCGAAACGCTGGGAACCCTGGTTACTCCCTAG
- the frr gene encoding ribosome recycling factor, with product MIEETLLEAGEKMDKAVEVAKDDFASIRTGRANPALYNKVIVEYYGTPTPLQQLASFGVPDARTILITPYDKTALRDIEKALSDSEVGANPSNDGNVIRVTIPELTKERRKEYVKIVKGKGEDAKVSIRSIRRKAKDSLDKLVKDGEAGEDEGARAEKELDALTKQHVDSIDELLKRKEAELLEV from the coding sequence GTGATCGAAGAGACCTTGCTCGAAGCCGGCGAGAAGATGGACAAAGCGGTGGAGGTAGCCAAGGACGATTTCGCCTCGATCCGTACTGGCCGGGCCAACCCCGCCCTCTACAACAAGGTGATCGTGGAGTACTACGGCACTCCTACTCCGCTGCAGCAGCTGGCCTCCTTCGGTGTGCCGGATGCCCGGACCATCCTGATCACCCCCTATGACAAAACCGCATTGCGTGACATCGAGAAAGCCCTGAGCGACTCCGAGGTTGGCGCCAATCCTTCCAATGACGGCAACGTCATCCGCGTGACCATCCCGGAGCTCACCAAGGAGCGCCGCAAAGAGTACGTGAAGATCGTCAAGGGCAAGGGTGAGGACGCCAAGGTATCCATCCGCAGCATCCGTCGCAAAGCCAAGGATTCCCTGGACAAGCTCGTCAAGGATGGCGAAGCCGGTGAAGACGAGGGTGCACGCGCTGAAAAGGAACTCGACGCCCTGACCAAGCAGCACGTGGACAGCATCGACGAACTGCTCAAGCGCAAGGAAGCCGAGCTGCTCGAGGTCTGA
- a CDS encoding phosphatidate cytidylyltransferase produces MNQAEPAPAERVPTRDTPKRVRRVRKNPTPKAGRNLPAAIGVGLAMLLAVLGGLLFLPLGFVLLTTAFAVLGVWEVFRALEAQGTRMPIVPVMVGSLVMPVSAYFGGLEGLLFTMTASSVAVLLWRSIESAAGAPRSVFAGVFTLAWIPFLISFASLSLHTASGPTPVGFWPDGIPEGAWQIASMLLLVVSNDTFGYIVGASFGKHPMAPKISPKKSWEGFAGSVGGAMVIGVLACIFLLDRPWWVGLVLAVGMVAAATAGDLAESMVKRELGVKDMSSILPGHGGVMDRLDSIVFAAPVAYVLFALLSGV; encoded by the coding sequence ATGAACCAGGCTGAGCCGGCGCCCGCTGAGCGGGTCCCGACACGCGATACCCCCAAACGCGTCAGGCGCGTGCGGAAGAACCCAACACCAAAGGCGGGCCGGAACCTTCCAGCTGCGATCGGCGTCGGGCTTGCCATGCTTTTGGCCGTTTTGGGTGGATTGCTGTTCCTTCCGCTGGGATTTGTCCTGCTCACCACTGCTTTCGCGGTGTTGGGTGTGTGGGAGGTTTTCCGGGCGCTTGAGGCGCAGGGAACCAGGATGCCGATTGTTCCCGTAATGGTCGGCAGCCTGGTGATGCCGGTATCGGCCTACTTCGGCGGGCTTGAAGGTTTGCTTTTCACCATGACGGCGAGCTCCGTGGCCGTTCTGCTGTGGCGTTCCATTGAAAGTGCTGCCGGGGCGCCGCGGAGTGTGTTTGCCGGTGTGTTCACCCTGGCGTGGATTCCGTTCCTCATCAGCTTTGCATCGCTGTCCCTGCACACCGCCAGTGGACCAACTCCGGTGGGTTTTTGGCCGGACGGCATCCCTGAAGGAGCCTGGCAGATTGCGTCCATGCTGCTGCTGGTGGTCTCCAATGACACGTTCGGGTACATCGTGGGGGCATCATTCGGCAAGCACCCCATGGCGCCGAAGATCAGCCCCAAGAAGTCCTGGGAAGGGTTCGCGGGGTCCGTCGGCGGAGCCATGGTCATTGGCGTCCTGGCCTGTATCTTCCTGCTTGACCGGCCTTGGTGGGTTGGTCTTGTGCTGGCCGTGGGCATGGTGGCCGCAGCAACCGCCGGAGACCTCGCCGAGTCCATGGTCAAGCGCGAACTTGGCGTCAAGGATATGAGCAGCATCCTGCCCGGCCACGGCGGTGTCATGGACCGGCTGGACTCCATCGTGTTCGCAGCCCCTGTAGCCTATGTTCTGTTCGCGCTGCTGAGCGGCGTCTGA
- a CDS encoding DivIVA domain-containing protein — MALDIRRQIPATFDRVERSKYGYNAKQVDEFLQRARTSFENPVGTADQVASADVRAVAFDPVKGGYDANSVDAALDRLEDAFARRERDDLISQQGEEAWLRQIGKLSGILRGRLHRPDGERFRRPSGKRTRSYNVEDVDALCEELIGYLEHDQALSVDTVRRAVFRAAKGAEGYEEAQVDAFLARVVELMAAID, encoded by the coding sequence GTGGCCTTGGATATTCGACGCCAGATTCCCGCAACGTTTGATCGCGTGGAGCGCAGCAAGTACGGCTATAACGCCAAGCAAGTGGACGAGTTCCTCCAGCGCGCCCGGACATCGTTTGAGAACCCGGTTGGCACTGCGGACCAGGTTGCCAGCGCAGACGTCAGGGCGGTGGCTTTTGACCCCGTCAAGGGCGGCTACGACGCCAACAGCGTAGATGCCGCACTGGACCGGCTGGAAGATGCGTTTGCCCGCCGCGAGAGGGATGACCTCATCAGCCAGCAGGGCGAGGAAGCCTGGTTGAGGCAGATCGGCAAGCTTTCCGGCATTCTGCGCGGCAGGCTTCACAGGCCCGACGGCGAGCGGTTCCGTCGCCCGTCCGGGAAAAGGACCCGTAGCTACAATGTGGAGGACGTCGACGCCCTGTGCGAGGAACTCATCGGTTACCTTGAGCACGATCAGGCATTGAGCGTGGACACAGTCCGCCGGGCTGTTTTCCGCGCTGCCAAGGGTGCTGAGGGTTACGAAGAAGCCCAGGTG